ggagcgagaggggttgagacagggtaagcaggtctggGGTGGAATTCAAGGGAGTAGTAGAGTGGGAAATCCAGGACAGAGAAGCAGGATAACGAGATgtgggacaggagacagggaccagagtcagagcgggcagaatgagcagagattacgatctggcagtgtggaagtggcaggactgagtatttgtagaggtcttgattatggaacaggttgcagctggtggggatctgctctgactccagcataCCTGTCTACGccaacacaatcacacacacacacacagagagagagagagagagagagagagagagagagagagagagagagagagagagagagagagagagagagagagagagagagagagagagagagagagagagagagagagagagagagagagagagagtactgggggagtggcggtAGATCAAGGAGACACAGGTTGAGCAGTAGAGGGcgttgcaggagcagatgtgacagctTAGTAACATAAAAAGCACAAATAAGCTGAACATGCATAAATAAGCTGAACACTAGCTGTAAAGAAAGTTAAATGGCAGTTTCTTGAAAATACATAAAATATACTATATTTATGAATGTTGTCAAATTTACCTGATTGCCCTGGGACGTTGGGACACCTGCCCTCCCTTCAAAGAGATAGAAATAGAGGAAGCTTTTATAAGCTATTATTTTATATGACAATCTATCTCTTTTAAACTCATGTAGTTAATTAACAGTGCTTATACGTTGGCATTTAACTGATATTTACAGAATGTACATTGCATAGAGATGCATGAAACTTTAGATACATCACCTATAATATTATATACATTGGATACATTAGATATAACGTAATACCTCTGCTATCTCTATTCAGAGTCTTGCACAGCGCCCAGACAAGTAGAAGGGTCACTATCCCCAGAATGATATTGGAGACGACCAAGGCCAGAACAGTAGGAGTCAGATGAAATGGAGGATGATGCTCTGGAACTGTGGAAAGGGTATCAGTGAATTCATATTGTATTCATGAGCGCTTAGGAAGATCATCAAACTGTAAAGTATGGCATCAAAAGCTGATGGTGATATTGTATAGCTTGTTGAGACAAATGTATGGGATCATTTGGAGGTAGGCTGTTTGCACGAATGTACTGTATTGTTGGGGATATTTACAGATTAAATGAGATTTACCTTGAATGTCCAGCTTGGTCCCGTTCCCAAACAGTATCTCCCCACATGAGGCCACAGCACAGTAGTAAGTTCCAGCATCAGAGAGGCTGAGGTTCCTCTTGGGGAGGTTGTAGACACAGCTCTGTGTAGGAGACCCAGTCTCAgggctcttcccacactgatcactcCTGTCTACATGCGAGTAAAGGATACCTGGAAGGGATTCTCCTGAGCCATGTCTGAACCAATAGACCCTGTGGTCTCCTACATAGGTCTCAGTGTGTATTGTACAGTTCAGTGTCACAGAGTCTCCTGGCTGGACTGACTCAGACACAGGCTGCTGGAGCACAGTCATGTTTCTGGACCCTGATCCTGACAAGAAGTTCAATAAACCCATTGAATCTCTAGAATATTACTGTAGACATTTTCCAATTCAACATCTCATCTGAATAAGATAATACCTCATATTTATACTGCATATATGTCAATTAAGTTATACAAAAATTTACCTTTTACTATGAGAATGGCTCCTTCTCCGAACTCCATCTTGCTTCCATAAGCGCTTCCACAGTAGTATGTGCCTGAATCAGAGAGCTGCATGTCTGAGATctttaggtgattattttcttgGCCGTTTTCCACTGAGAATCGAGGGTTATCCTTAAACTCATGGTAAAAGGTTGCGTTCCTGTCAAACTTATAGACAGTTGAGAAGAGTTGAAGCTTATCTCCCAAGGGTTGCTTGTACCAGGAGAAATACATGTCCATGTGGTCTTTATAGAAGCAGTGCACAATCACTGTGTCTCCAACGTTGGCTGATATGAGACCACTGTCCTGAAGTACGGATGAGGACCCAGTACCAGTTACCACATCTATTAAGGAACATGAACAATATAGTATATTTGCTGTTACATACCCCAAACACAACGTAGAATATTTTAATTGTCTGTAAAGTATTACATGTGATATCTCATCCAAATCAAGGGCGGACATCTCAAAAGCAGAGAAATATAAAAGTTGGACTTACCCATCTCTACAAGAAGTGGAAATATCAGACACAGTGTGAACCTCTTTGCAGTTGTCATCCTCCTCACAACTTGTCTTGAGTGGAAAAAGTCCACCAATGTAGACAGCACTTGAGCAATGGAGTTACAGGTGATTGGTCGAACTGGACCCATCATTTTTGTTGACGCCTTATTCCGTTATGACAATCTTCTTCACATTGTACAGAGTCTCCTGGCTGGACTGAATCAGACACAGAAAGATTTTATTATAGGTATATTCTTATCCTTATATATACAGGACAAATTTAGGTATAATCATTCAAGTTTGGAATCCCTTATTCTTTATCACTACAGATACTGTTGTCTACGTCAAGAGTCTGATAGTTGTGAACTTCACCTCACTTAAAAATATCTATGGAAAACAATCTCTAATTCAGGACATTCAGTTGGACTGAAATCTGTGAAAAAACACTAAGGTATTTATTCGGTAATTTCACCTAGAGCTGTAGTTCTTAGTCAAACACAACACAGTTTTAACAGTGAAGAAAACAGTCATGGGAAGGGATTCTATCCCTCCTCAATAAGGGATTCTATCCCTCCTCAATAAGGGATTCTATCCCTCCTCAATAAGGGATTCTATCCCTCCTCAATAAGGGATTCTATCCCTCCTCAATAAGGGATTCTATCCCTCCTCAATAAGGGATTCTATCCCTCCTCAATAAGGGATTCTATCCCTCCTCAATAAGGGATTCTATCCCTCCTCAATAAGGGATTCTATCCCTTCCCATGATTTTGTTATTGAGGAGGCAGATTCCTCTAGGCCTATAGGTGATGATAATACTTTACAGTTAAAACGGTGTTGTGTTTGACTAAGAACTACAGCTCTAGGTGAAATTATCGAATAAATACCTTATTGTGTTTTTTCACAGATTTCAGTCAGCTATGTTTAGGTTAGCTGCCTCATCAAAAGAGTTGGTTTATTGTTGTTAAATGGTCAAATTGAAGAGCAAGTAGTATAGCCTACAGTATCGGAGAGCTAAGAGTTCTGAGACATCCGGCTGaaaaccacagagagagagagagagagagagagagagagagagagagagagagagagagagagagagagagagagagagagagagagagagtagagggtccTGTGTGCAAAACTAGTAGGCTCTAACAAAGCGCAGATACATCCTCATCTTGTGTTCATCACAGACTGAAGAGAATGTAAATAGGTTGCTGTGAGTTTGAGGGCATGTTAGTGGCACGAGAAGAGATTAAAAAAACGGTTTAACACTACAAATTAAAGcagcaatatgtaactttttgggcgacctgaccaaattcccatagaaatgtgagttatagatctttccttctcattgaaagcaagtctaagaagcagtagatctatTCTAGGCGCTCTAGTTCTAagcttcctgttcttaagtttagtttttgcatcttttactttcagttttgtacactagTTTataacagctgaaaatacaatattattgcttattgaaaagatatttcacagcggtttagatggtacaatgattctctacatattggttgttttgtcacataaactgaaattaggtgtaCTATTGGAATtctagcaaccaggaaatggcatagcgatttctgcatattgcacctttaaagaTCCTGAGTTTGGCCTAAATCAATACATTCAACTTCCTTTGTCTTGACTGCTGTTAAATGCTTTATTCATCTTACCACAAGCAAGTCCATTTAAAATGAGTTTGGCAGAGAAGCAATGCACTTAATTCAAGTAGCTACAGTAATTATACGTTACAGTAATACAGATAATAATGTTAATAGAGTGGGAGTTGATAAAAAGAGAATTCATTGGACTGTTTCATTTATCCAGTTCTACTGTCTGATCCCAGCATACACCACTGTCtccatgtgacctctctgtcttCTAGACCTGTTCTTCTTGTTGCTCAGATTCAGAGCTACGTAATGGAGACTGTCTCCATCTGGGTCCTGTGAGAAACAATTATAAAAGTGGGAGGGGGAAATAATAACATGTGTTATTATTTAACATAAACATTTCCATACATATTTCTATGGTAATACAAAATGTAAGGAATTCTACTTACCCCTGCATCTGTAGAAGAGACTGCTGGACATGATGTCAGAGAGACGGATCCTGAAAAGAAAC
This Oncorhynchus clarkii lewisi isolate Uvic-CL-2024 chromosome 21, UVic_Ocla_1.0, whole genome shotgun sequence DNA region includes the following protein-coding sequences:
- the LOC139379431 gene encoding immunoglobulin kappa light chain-like, whose product is MTTAKRFTLCLIFPLLVEMDVVTGTGSSSVLQDSGLISANVGDTVIVHCFYKDHMDMYFSWYKQPLGDKLQLFSTVYKFDRNATFYHEFKDNPRFSVENGQENNHLKISDMQLSDSGTYYCGSAYGSKMEFGEGAILIVKGSGSRNMTVLQQPVSESVQPGDSVTLNCTIHTETYVGDHRVYWFRHGSGESLPGILYSHVDRSDQCGKSPETGSPTQSCVYNLPKRNLSLSDAGTYYCAVASCGEILFGNGTKLDIQVPEHHPPFHLTPTVLALVVSNIILGIVTLLLVWALCKTLNRDSRGRAGVPTSQGNQNQDSDVLNYAAVSFTPKKKSSSRTARKKTSREDAVYSDVRYLQQQ